CCAATGGCGTTGGCGTGGATAGAATGGCGAGCCTTCCTGCAGTGCCCCTATCCCACTTTTCTTATCGATGACGCCCATGTCCGAAGCCAGTCCGTGTCTGAGTTGCGGTGCCTGCTGTTCCTATTTTCGCGTGTCGTTCTTCTGGGGCGAGTGCGCCTCGTCGGGTGGTACGGTGCCCGATGATCTGGTGGAACAGATCAATCCCACTCGCGTGGCGATGATCGGCACCGACCGCAAACCTGCGCGCTGCTGCAGCCTTGAAGGCACGGTGGGCGAAGGGACGCGCTGCACGATCTATGAGCAGCGCTCCAGTGTATGCCGCGAGTTCGAATCGTCCTGGAGCCAGGGCGTGCAGAACGTCGATTGCGATGCCGCGCGCGCCGCCTTCGGCCTGCCGCCCCTGCAGGCACCGTTTGAATTCGAGCTGCCCATCAGCGCTTAGCATCAAACGCTATGGGCAGCATGCCGAAAAGGTTCTTAGCAAAGTGCCATTATCCCTGGCAAATTCCGCGAGGCTTCTATACTCGACCTCATAGGTCATCGCCTTAGGCCGTGACGTGACGCTATGACAGGACATGCTATGGAATGGCTGGGTCTGCATTTCTTTACCGACCTCCCCACCAACGGGCATTTATTACTCAATTGCAGTCATAACCCGTTTCTGGTGCTGCTGGCTTATCTGGTGGCCTGCGCGGCAGGGTTCGGCACGCTGGACATGGCCGAGCGGGTCGGCCATGTCGAGGCCCCCACCGCGCGCCGACATTGGCGCTGGCTGGGGGCCGGCTGCCTGGCTGGGGGCATCTGGTCGACACATTTCATCAGCATGCTGGCCTTCCAGGCGCCCATCGCAATTCACTACGAACTGACGATGACCT
The sequence above is drawn from the Pseudomonas quebecensis genome and encodes:
- a CDS encoding YkgJ family cysteine cluster protein; amino-acid sequence: MSEASPCLSCGACCSYFRVSFFWGECASSGGTVPDDLVEQINPTRVAMIGTDRKPARCCSLEGTVGEGTRCTIYEQRSSVCREFESSWSQGVQNVDCDAARAAFGLPPLQAPFEFELPISA